In one window of Aquila chrysaetos chrysaetos unplaced genomic scaffold, bAquChr1.4, whole genome shotgun sequence DNA:
- the LOC115338446 gene encoding glutathione peroxidase 2-like isoform X5: MAGEKVDFNVFRGRVVLIENVASLUGTTVRDYTQLNQLQARYPRRLVVLGFPCNQFGYQENGTNEEILNSLKHVRPGGGFEPNFTLFQKCQVNGQDTHPVFAYLKAHLPAPADEAAHLMTEPRFLTWSPVRRSDISWNFEKFLVGPEGEPFRRYSPRVPTAQLEPDIQRLLKLAK; encoded by the exons GGGGAGAAGGTGGACTTCAACGTCTTCCGGGGCCGCGTGGTCCTCATCGAGAACGTGGCGTCCCTCTGAGGCACCACGGTGCGGGATTACACCCAGCTCAACCAGCTGCAAGCCCGCTACCCCCGGCGGCTGGTCGTGCTGGGCTTCCCCTGCAACCAATTTGGCTACCAG GAGAATGGCACCAACGAGGAGATCCTCAACAGCCTGAAGCACGTGCGGCCGGGGGGTGGCTTCGAGCCCAACTTCACCCTCTTCCAGAAGTGCCAGGTGAACGGGCAGGACACCCACCCCGTCTTCGCCTACCTGAAGGCTCACCTGCCCGCGCCGGCCGACGAGGCGGCACACCTGATGACCGAACCTCGCTTCCTCACCTGGAGCCCGGTGCGGCGCTCCGACATCTCCTGGAACTTTGAGAAGTTCCTGGTGGGTCCCGAGGGGGAACCTTTCCGGCGCTACAGCCCCCGCGTGCCCACCGCCCAGCTGGAGCCCGACATCCAGCGCCTCCTCAAGCTGGCCAAGTAG
- the CHURC1 gene encoding protein Churchill codes for MCGGCVGTEYPERGTTCLEGGSFLLNFVGCAQCGRRDFVLLGNRAAGLHGGDEIVTYDHLCKNCHHLIARHEYTFSVVDDYQEYTMLCLLCGRAEDSISILPDDPRQMTPLF; via the exons ATGTGCGGGGGCTGCGTCGGCACCGAGTACCCGGAGCGG GGCACTACCTGCCTGGAGGGCGGCTCTTTCCTCCTGAATTTCGTCGGGTGCGCGCAGTGCGGCCGCCGGGACTTCGTGCTGCTCGGCAACCGGGCCGCCGGCCTGCACGGCGGGGACGAGATCGTCACCTACGACC aCCTGTGCAAGAACTGCCACCACCTGATCGCGCGCCACGAGTACACCTTCAGCGTGGTGGACGACTACCAG GAGTACACCATGCTGTGCCTGCTCTGCGGCCGGGCCGAGGATTCCATCAGCATCCTGCCCGACGACCCCCGCCAGATGACCCCGCTCTTCTAA